A single genomic interval of Peribacillus sp. FSL H8-0477 harbors:
- a CDS encoding tyrosine-protein phosphatase — protein MIDIHCHLLPGLDDGPKNLTESLQMAQQAVLDGIDTIIATPHHKNGQYINPKSLILEKVQEMNQRLAEENINLTILPGQEVRIFGELLEEYKMEEILPLNNSGQYLFIEFPSNHVPRYTKKLIYDIQLNGLIPIIVHPERNREMIAEPELVFDLVRDGALTQITASSITGFFGKTIQKFSMQLIEAELTHFIASDAHNTTSRPFQLAQAYRVLEKKYGVDRIYYFQENAQLLVSGKNVYKEEPHRVKRKKVLGIF, from the coding sequence ATGATAGATATTCATTGTCACCTGTTACCAGGATTGGATGATGGGCCAAAAAACCTGACTGAAAGTCTTCAAATGGCTCAACAAGCAGTTCTGGACGGTATTGATACAATCATTGCCACTCCCCATCATAAAAACGGCCAATACATTAATCCTAAGTCGTTGATTTTGGAAAAAGTACAGGAAATGAATCAACGATTAGCTGAAGAGAATATTAACCTCACTATTCTGCCTGGACAGGAAGTCCGTATATTCGGAGAGTTACTGGAAGAATATAAAATGGAAGAGATATTGCCGCTCAATAATAGCGGTCAATATCTCTTTATTGAATTTCCTTCTAATCATGTTCCAAGATATACAAAAAAACTGATTTATGATATCCAATTGAACGGGCTGATTCCAATTATCGTCCATCCTGAGCGAAACCGAGAAATGATTGCAGAACCAGAACTAGTATTTGACCTCGTAAGAGATGGTGCGCTTACACAGATAACGGCCTCCAGTATTACCGGTTTTTTCGGTAAGACCATACAAAAGTTCAGTATGCAGCTGATAGAGGCAGAGTTGACCCACTTTATCGCATCCGATGCTCATAATACAACAAGTAGACCTTTTCAGTTGGCGCAAGCTTATAGAGTACTTGAAAAGAAATATGGGGTAGACCGTATTTACTATTTTCAAGAAAATGCTCAACTTTTAGTTTCGGGGAAAAATGTTTACAAAGAGGAACCACACCGTGTTAAGCGAAAAAAGGTATTAGGAATTTTTTAA
- a CDS encoding CpsD/CapB family tyrosine-protein kinase, protein MNTKKHGTMAHSRTLVTHTSSRSPVSEQYKTIRTNIQFSSLDHQIRSIVVTSSGPAEGKSTTAANLAVVFAQQGKSVLLIDGDMRKPTVHYTFQLTNLIGLTNVLSKQTDFKKAVKQTEVENLSVLVTGPIPPNPAELLGSQAMDKLLEDLYDAYEVILIDTPPVLAVTDAQILGNKCDGTILVVNSGRTQVDAALKAKDLLETVNAKLLGVVLNQKKMSDSNYYYYYGE, encoded by the coding sequence ATGAATACTAAAAAGCATGGAACAATGGCGCACAGCCGGACATTAGTTACGCATACAAGCTCTCGTTCACCAGTCTCTGAGCAATATAAAACGATCCGTACGAATATACAGTTCTCTTCACTAGATCACCAAATCCGATCCATCGTCGTGACTTCATCGGGTCCTGCAGAGGGCAAGTCCACAACGGCTGCCAACCTCGCTGTTGTGTTTGCCCAGCAAGGGAAAAGCGTGCTGTTAATCGATGGAGATATGAGAAAGCCAACTGTACACTATACTTTCCAGCTAACTAATTTAATTGGATTGACAAATGTCTTAAGCAAGCAGACTGATTTTAAAAAGGCCGTCAAGCAAACGGAAGTCGAGAATTTATCGGTCCTTGTTACTGGGCCTATTCCACCGAATCCAGCTGAATTGCTTGGCTCACAGGCTATGGATAAACTGCTAGAAGATTTATATGACGCTTATGAAGTGATATTGATTGATACTCCTCCAGTGCTCGCTGTCACAGATGCACAGATTCTTGGTAATAAATGCGATGGGACAATCTTGGTTGTGAACAGTGGAAGAACCCAAGTGGATGCAGCGCTTAAAGCAAAGGATTTATTAGAAACAGTTAATGCCAAGCTGCTTGGAGTTGTTTTAAATCAGAAGAAAATGAGTGACAGCAATTACTATTATTATTACGGAGAGTAA